A genomic segment from Diadema setosum chromosome 11, eeDiaSeto1, whole genome shotgun sequence encodes:
- the LOC140235442 gene encoding acid-sensing ion channel 1C-like, whose product MPVNKIIVESLDETKMNDLPEKDVALPTVSGSTDKAALQPSKPPTYSTTYRDKMSWLAIFYKSVPDGIGLAGIKYAFNPAEVRWRRMFWLLLVSAGFGALCYQITDRCIYYSTFPKSVDVSVEYVDELAFPTVAFCNYNSFRFSQISGTDLDIFFHDMYYDPTFNMSSYYSYLTSVNLTDLYNDYGHEVETSVYQVSMNQLVLPIQNVTRKIFDWGTCFVFNDAEDESPGFTVRAAGKNYGLEIVMSVEQYEYFWEPKDRTTAGFHVAVYDRGTFPLIEETGFAVHPGTHTLVGLDMEEVTNLEPPHGQCKNKKLRYFDYYGHMECIAECQTVFFVDTCGCKVLAMLDVFILDVKCDCPVPCASRNYHTFLSSAMYPSNYHASVLASEYDADSSLFQDNIIVVSIYFRDMSVQKVSQQIAYSFFSLLCDIGGALGLWLGGSILTVFEVFDLFGHSAYVYSRRGTRGR is encoded by the exons ATGCCGGTCAATAAGATCATCGTCGAATCCCTCGACGAGACCAAGATGAACGACCTTCCCGAGAAAGATGTGGCGTTGCCCACCGTCAGCGGGTCGACGGACAAGGCGGCCCTGCAACCGAGCAAGCCCCCCACCTATAGCACCACTTACCGCGATAAAATGTCCTGGCTCGCCATCTTCTACAAGTCTGTCCCCGATGGTATCGGTCTGGCTGGCATAAAGTACGCCTTTAACCCAGCTGAAGTCAGGTGGAGGAG AATGTTTTGGCTGCTTCTTGTCTCGGCCGGGTTTGGTGCTCTCTGCTACCAAATCACCGACAGGTGTATATATTACTCCACCTTCCCAAAGAGTGTCGACGTCTCCGTCGAGTACGTGGACGAGCTCGCTTTTCCCACAGTAGCCTTCTGCAACTATAACTCTTTCAG GTTTTCACAGATTAGTGGGACAGATCTGGATATATTCTTTCACGACATGTACTACGATCCCACCTTCAACATGTCCAGCTATTACTCCTACTTGACATCGGTCAACCTGACTGATCTTTACAACGACTACGGCCACGAAGTCGAGACTTCTGTTTACCA AGTGAGCATGAATCAGCTAGTTCTTCCTATTCAAAATGTCACGAGGAAAATCTTCGATTGGGGAACCTGTTTTGTGTTCAACGATGCGGAAGACGAATCGCCGGGATTCACTGTCAGAGCTGCTg GTAAAAACTACGGTCTGGAAATTGTCATGAGCGTGGAGCAGTACGAGTATTTTTGGGAGCCGAAAGATCGCACCACGGCTGGTTTCCATGTTGCTGTGTACGACAGAGGGACCTTCCCGCTCATCGAAGAGACAGGTTTCGCAGTACACCCTGGCACACATACACTCGTGGGACTGGACATGGAAGAG GTGACAAATCTCGAACCACCACACGGGCAGTGCAAGAACAAGAAGCTAAGATACTTTGATTATTATGGCCACATGGAATGCATTGCGGAATGTCAGACTGTCTTCTTCGTGGATACTTGCGGATGCAAAGTGCTCGCAATGCTCG ACGTCTTTATCCTGGATGTCAAATGTGATTGCCCAGTACCTTGTGCAAGCCGAAACTACCATACGTTTCTCTCATCCGCCATGTACCCTTCCAACTATCATGCGTCCGTACTCGCATCAGAGTACGATGCGGACTCTTCCCTGTTTCA AGATAACATCATCGTGGTAAGCATCTACTTTCGAGATATGAGCGTCCAGAAAGTCTCCCAACAAATCGCCTACAGTTTCTTCAGCTTACTAT GTGACATTGGTGGCGCCCTTGGATTGTGGCTGGGAGGCAGCATTCTCACCGTGTTCGAAGTTTTCGACCTCTTTGGACACTCTGCGTACGTTTACTCCAGGCGTGGTACGAGAGGAAGGTAG